One stretch of Pirellulales bacterium DNA includes these proteins:
- a CDS encoding chemotaxis protein: MTTATSKRSAIDTGILLEAGTNELEVLVLQLAGQRFGVNVAKVREVLPVGAITALPQSQHAVEGVVRIRDQVVEVVNLCRFLDGDVPAAEPQPTDRLLVLEFNREMLAFRVHAVERIHRISWTQMQPMPALKADHVPVTGVMRLDGRLVLMLDFETIGASIGMGRALMQAEHQQIQSVEHASDRVCDAPIVLAEDSQMITAMALDALQEAGFHHVQAFADGQAAWDHLATCAQRAAGGDASALVGAVISDIEMPRMDGLTLVRRIRETPALARVPVILFSSIVSRDNEKKGQQVGADAQVTKPRYSALVAQLRELIEQRGATDVRTAC; encoded by the coding sequence ATGACTACGGCGACTTCGAAACGTTCGGCGATCGACACGGGCATCCTTCTGGAAGCGGGGACCAACGAACTCGAGGTCCTGGTGCTGCAACTGGCGGGGCAACGGTTCGGCGTCAACGTGGCCAAGGTCCGCGAAGTGCTGCCTGTCGGCGCGATCACGGCGTTGCCGCAATCGCAACACGCGGTCGAGGGCGTAGTCCGCATTCGCGATCAGGTCGTCGAAGTGGTCAATCTGTGCCGGTTTCTCGACGGCGACGTGCCCGCGGCCGAACCGCAGCCGACCGACCGGCTGCTGGTACTCGAATTCAATCGCGAGATGCTTGCGTTTCGCGTGCACGCGGTCGAGCGGATTCACCGCATTAGCTGGACGCAGATGCAGCCGATGCCGGCGTTGAAGGCCGACCACGTTCCGGTGACAGGTGTGATGCGGCTCGATGGCCGGCTGGTGTTGATGCTCGACTTCGAAACCATCGGCGCCTCGATCGGCATGGGGCGCGCCCTGATGCAGGCCGAGCACCAGCAGATCCAGTCCGTGGAACATGCTTCGGACCGAGTTTGCGACGCGCCGATCGTGCTGGCTGAGGATTCGCAGATGATCACCGCCATGGCGCTCGATGCCCTGCAAGAAGCGGGTTTCCACCATGTGCAGGCCTTTGCCGACGGACAAGCGGCCTGGGATCACCTGGCGACCTGTGCCCAACGCGCCGCCGGCGGCGACGCAAGCGCGCTGGTCGGTGCCGTGATCAGCGACATCGAGATGCCCCGGATGGACGGGCTCACGCTGGTGCGACGAATTCGCGAGACGCCGGCCTTGGCCCGGGTGCCGGTCATCTTGTTCTCGTCGATCGTCTCGCGCGACAACGAGAAGAAGGGGCAACAAGTGGGCGCCGATGCCCAGGTCACCAAGCCGCGTTACAGCGCGCTCGTGGCTCAGCTCCGAGAACTGATCGAGCAACGCGGCGCCACGGACGTCCGAACCGCCTGTTGA
- a CDS encoding tetratricopeptide repeat protein, with product MAGLRKELWITALLVVLPLACYWPVAGHTFVEFDDTDYVVMNPMVRNGLSRDSVAWAFRESHSANWHPLTWLSHMLDVDLFGIEWPGGHHLVALGVHVVSGVVLFWALRALLLAGDPAWLDTRKRGKSAGRGAVPAIDPVWCCGVVAALFLIHPQHVESVAWISERKDVLSGLFWNLALWAYAGYVRGAQSWARYALVALCLALGLMCKAMPVTLPAVLLLLDIWPLGRWPLDVQRPGRGWLPPWPLVREKLPLFGLVVLSSVITFISQRASGAVVDVSGLSLADRLTNACRSYLIYLRQMIWPLDLAFFYPHPARYRPDWDHFYGLALLALGVLVVISGTVLWFARRYPFLLTGWLWYLGTLVPVIGIVQVGDQARADRYTYIPMVGIYLLLAFGAATLLARRRQVAAILAALIVVACCLLTYRQQATWADTVALANQGLKVVGPKNYMSWFMLGVVADRQGRLDEAEDNYRKALAIAPNSALAIQNMAKIMLETKRYPEAERYYRRLRTMRDAIHEAWIGEASALAAQGKYAQAEQLMRKLLERPDGAQEASAMLALMAAEQEDFPRALQIIQEAIDRFGPAGDLLLARGSVYKRTGRYEEAAADLTYAAAHCSDSVKSLYELAEVRLKQNRLDDVIALYRQMLLATPGNLKTKMALAALFEQVGRPRDAIRELEELLELQPDHANAANNLAWMLATHRDATLRNGAQAVAIAERAARNPVNATPALLDTLAAAYAEAGRFADAVRASTQAIQLARQAGDAALADDIATRLALYQAGRPYHQP from the coding sequence ATGGCCGGCTTGCGCAAAGAGCTCTGGATTACGGCGCTGCTGGTCGTCTTGCCGTTGGCTTGCTACTGGCCCGTCGCCGGTCACACGTTCGTCGAGTTCGACGACACGGACTACGTGGTGATGAACCCGATGGTCCGCAACGGCCTGAGTCGGGACAGTGTCGCCTGGGCGTTTCGCGAGTCGCACAGCGCAAACTGGCACCCGTTGACCTGGCTCTCGCACATGCTCGATGTCGACTTGTTCGGCATCGAGTGGCCGGGCGGGCATCACCTGGTCGCGCTGGGCGTGCACGTCGTCAGCGGGGTGGTGTTGTTCTGGGCGCTGCGGGCCCTGCTGTTGGCCGGCGACCCGGCTTGGCTCGACACGCGCAAGCGCGGCAAGTCGGCCGGTCGCGGCGCTGTGCCGGCCATCGATCCGGTCTGGTGCTGCGGCGTCGTCGCGGCGTTGTTCTTGATCCACCCCCAGCACGTCGAAAGCGTGGCCTGGATTTCCGAGCGCAAGGACGTGCTCAGCGGGCTGTTCTGGAACCTGGCGCTGTGGGCCTACGCAGGCTACGTGCGCGGCGCGCAGTCGTGGGCGCGATATGCCCTGGTGGCGCTGTGTCTGGCGCTGGGCCTGATGTGCAAGGCGATGCCCGTCACGCTGCCGGCCGTGCTGTTGCTCTTGGATATCTGGCCGCTGGGACGATGGCCGCTCGATGTCCAGCGGCCCGGGCGCGGATGGCTGCCGCCTTGGCCCCTGGTGCGCGAAAAGCTGCCGCTGTTCGGCCTGGTCGTGCTGTCGAGCGTGATCACGTTCATCTCGCAACGGGCCAGCGGCGCGGTCGTCGATGTGTCGGGTTTGTCGCTTGCCGATCGGCTAACCAACGCCTGCCGCTCGTACCTGATCTATCTCAGGCAAATGATCTGGCCGCTCGACCTGGCGTTTTTCTATCCGCATCCGGCGCGATACCGGCCCGACTGGGACCATTTCTACGGCCTGGCGCTGCTGGCACTGGGCGTGCTCGTAGTCATTTCGGGAACGGTGCTGTGGTTCGCCCGGCGCTACCCGTTCTTGCTCACCGGCTGGCTGTGGTATCTCGGCACGCTGGTGCCGGTGATCGGCATCGTGCAGGTGGGCGATCAGGCCCGGGCCGATCGCTACACGTACATCCCGATGGTGGGCATCTACCTGCTGCTCGCGTTCGGGGCGGCAACGCTGTTGGCGCGGCGCCGGCAGGTGGCGGCGATCTTGGCCGCATTGATCGTCGTGGCCTGCTGCCTGTTGACCTATCGCCAGCAAGCGACCTGGGCCGACACGGTCGCCCTGGCCAACCAGGGTCTCAAGGTCGTCGGACCGAAGAACTACATGTCGTGGTTCATGCTGGGGGTCGTAGCCGACCGGCAAGGGCGGCTCGACGAAGCCGAGGACAATTACCGCAAGGCCCTGGCGATCGCGCCCAACAGTGCCCTGGCGATCCAGAACATGGCCAAGATCATGCTGGAGACGAAGCGTTATCCCGAGGCCGAGCGGTATTACCGTCGGCTGCGCACGATGCGCGACGCCATTCACGAGGCCTGGATCGGCGAAGCCTCGGCGCTCGCGGCACAGGGCAAATACGCCCAGGCCGAACAGCTGATGCGGAAACTGCTCGAGCGGCCCGACGGCGCGCAAGAGGCCTCCGCGATGTTGGCCTTGATGGCGGCCGAACAAGAAGACTTTCCCCGCGCCCTGCAGATCATCCAAGAGGCGATCGACCGGTTCGGCCCGGCGGGCGATTTGTTGCTGGCCCGGGGGAGCGTCTACAAGCGCACCGGCCGCTACGAGGAGGCGGCCGCCGATTTGACCTATGCCGCCGCGCACTGCAGCGACTCGGTCAAATCGCTGTATGAGCTGGCCGAAGTGCGGTTGAAGCAAAATCGCCTCGACGACGTGATCGCCCTGTACCGCCAGATGTTGCTCGCCACGCCCGGCAATTTGAAAACCAAGATGGCCCTGGCCGCGCTCTTCGAACAGGTTGGTCGACCGCGCGACGCCATCCGCGAGCTCGAAGAGCTGCTCGAGCTGCAGCCCGACCATGCCAACGCGGCCAACAACCTGGCGTGGATGCTCGCGACCCACCGCGACGCGACGTTGCGCAACGGCGCCCAGGCGGTCGCCATCGCCGAGCGCGCCGCGCGCAACCCGGTGAACGCCACGCCGGCCTTGCTCGATACGCTGGCGGCCGCTTATGCCGAGGCCGGCCGGTTTGCAGACGCGGTGCGCGCGTCGACCCAGGCGATCCAGCTCGCGCGACAGGCCGGCGACGCCGCGCTGGCGGACGACATCGCCACGCGGCTGGCTCTCTACCAGGCCGGGCGGCCCTATCATCAGCCGTAG
- a CDS encoding fatty acid desaturase gives MTAPTQMAPTPTDASAGEPVAPLLKHHRSIHGGAKSLHLDYPETTRPIQWSWPYIVGIGGVHLLSLAALSPWLFSWSGVVLTLLGLYVFGTLGINLCYHRLLTHQAAVVPKWLEHIFAILGVCCLEDTPARWVAIHRLHHRDSDEQPDPHSPLVTFFWGHCGWLLVKNRGVNNLDTYDRYARDILRDPFYFGLERHLMWLVVYVAHAAVFYLAGLGVGWATTGNLWSGVQLGTSWLVWGVFVRTVLVWHITWSVNSLTHLWGYRLYDTGENSRNNWFVGIVSNGEGWHNNHHADQRAAAHGHMWWEIDVTWLTIRLLAALGLARNIVLPKIWVEQKG, from the coding sequence ATGACCGCACCGACTCAGATGGCGCCGACTCCGACTGACGCTTCCGCCGGCGAACCCGTTGCCCCGTTGCTCAAGCACCATCGTTCGATTCACGGCGGCGCCAAGTCGCTGCATCTCGATTACCCCGAGACCACGCGGCCCATCCAGTGGTCGTGGCCGTACATCGTCGGGATCGGCGGGGTGCACCTGCTGTCGCTGGCCGCGCTGTCGCCGTGGCTGTTTTCTTGGAGCGGCGTGGTACTGACGTTGCTGGGGCTGTACGTCTTCGGCACGCTGGGCATCAACCTGTGCTATCACCGCCTGTTGACGCATCAGGCGGCCGTCGTGCCCAAGTGGCTCGAACACATCTTCGCGATCCTGGGCGTTTGCTGCCTCGAAGACACGCCTGCCCGCTGGGTGGCGATCCACCGTCTGCATCACCGCGACTCGGATGAGCAGCCCGACCCGCACTCGCCGTTGGTCACTTTTTTTTGGGGCCATTGCGGCTGGCTACTCGTCAAGAACCGTGGCGTGAACAACCTCGATACTTACGATCGCTATGCCCGCGATATTCTCCGCGACCCGTTCTACTTCGGCCTTGAACGTCACCTGATGTGGCTGGTCGTGTACGTCGCGCACGCGGCCGTATTCTACTTGGCGGGGCTGGGCGTCGGCTGGGCGACGACCGGTAACCTCTGGTCGGGCGTGCAGCTTGGCACGAGCTGGCTGGTCTGGGGCGTGTTCGTCCGCACCGTCCTGGTTTGGCACATCACCTGGAGCGTCAACTCGCTGACGCACCTGTGGGGCTACCGTCTGTACGACACGGGCGAGAACAGCCGCAATAACTGGTTCGTGGGCATCGTCAGCAACGGCGAGGGCTGGCACAACAACCACCACGCCGACCAGCGCGCGGCCGCCCACGGCCACATGTGGTGGGAAATCGACGTCACCTGGCTGACGATCCGCCTGCTGGCGGCCCTGGGCCTGGCCCGAAACATTGTCCTGCCCAAGATCTGGGTGGAGCAGAAGGGCTAG
- a CDS encoding aminotransferase class I/II-fold pyridoxal phosphate-dependent enzyme: MPDRPEDICPRLDLVPPQPTQPLVPPIYPAVVYRCADPQQAATLLAGDEEGYIYSRDGQPNADLLAAKCRELHGADRAVICSSGMAALATVLLSGLTQGDHVVVSDKLYGRSGNLFTGEAGRFGIDSTVVDVTDLPAVAAACTERTRVILAESISNPLLRVADVKALAEIAHRRGARLLIDNTFASPIACRPLALGADLVMESLTKIINGHSDVMLGLLCGCEAAWDRVPHVVTTWGFAAAPFDCWLAARGLSTLALRAAQAGENAARVAAHLAGDRRVAQVLYPGLSSHADHVLAQRQFEGRYGAMVTIVVPDGSEGATRFIRAARRIPFSPSLGDLATTLSHPESTSHRGLSPDERRAAGIDGGMLRLSIGIESADSILDAIEEGLAAL; encoded by the coding sequence ATGCCCGATCGTCCGGAAGATATCTGTCCGCGGCTCGACCTGGTGCCGCCGCAGCCGACCCAGCCGCTGGTGCCGCCGATCTATCCGGCCGTCGTCTACCGCTGCGCCGACCCACAGCAGGCAGCCACGCTGCTGGCCGGCGACGAAGAGGGCTATATCTACAGCCGCGACGGCCAGCCCAACGCCGATCTGCTGGCGGCAAAGTGCCGGGAGCTGCATGGTGCCGATCGCGCGGTGATTTGCAGCTCGGGCATGGCGGCTTTGGCGACGGTGCTGTTGAGCGGGCTGACGCAGGGCGATCACGTCGTGGTCAGCGACAAGCTCTACGGCCGCAGCGGCAACCTGTTCACGGGCGAAGCCGGCCGCTTCGGCATCGACAGTACCGTGGTCGATGTGACCGATTTGCCAGCGGTCGCAGCCGCGTGTACCGAGCGCACGCGGGTGATCCTGGCCGAATCGATCAGCAATCCGCTGCTGCGGGTGGCCGACGTCAAGGCCCTGGCCGAGATCGCGCACCGTCGCGGAGCCCGGCTGCTGATCGACAACACGTTCGCCAGCCCGATCGCCTGCCGCCCGTTGGCGCTGGGGGCGGACCTGGTGATGGAAAGCCTGACCAAGATCATCAATGGTCATAGCGACGTGATGTTGGGATTGCTCTGCGGCTGCGAAGCGGCATGGGATCGCGTGCCACACGTGGTGACGACCTGGGGTTTCGCCGCGGCTCCGTTCGATTGCTGGTTGGCGGCCCGGGGACTGTCGACATTGGCACTGCGGGCAGCGCAGGCCGGCGAGAACGCGGCCCGCGTCGCAGCACACCTGGCCGGCGATCGGCGCGTGGCCCAGGTCCTTTATCCAGGTTTATCGAGCCACGCGGATCATGTCCTGGCGCAGCGACAGTTCGAAGGTCGCTACGGGGCCATGGTGACGATCGTCGTGCCGGACGGCTCGGAGGGGGCGACGCGCTTCATTCGCGCGGCCCGGCGCATTCCTTTCTCGCCTTCGCTGGGCGACCTGGCCACGACGCTCAGCCATCCCGAATCGACCAGCCACCGCGGGCTGTCGCCCGACGAGCGCCGTGCGGCAGGCATTGACGGCGGCATGCTGCGGCTGAGCATCGGCATCGAATCGGCCGATTCGATCCTGGATGCGATCGAGGAGGGCCTCGCTGCACTTTGA
- a CDS encoding amino acid permease, with the protein MSPPTEARPSTRLQPVLGLFGATALVVGATIGTGIFLMPSFVAQGTGGYFGLILTLWIGCGVINLCGALALAELAALLPEGGGTYVFLREAYGRRWAFLWVWAEFWVMRSGAIAALAVVVAENLVRLVAVAPGATADPPWFKGTVVAVAAGTIVVLTAVNVLGTRFGSAVQTLTTLIKGAAILILAVLPLALGRASTEHLAPVWPAQIDDSILVQIGVALAAIAWAYDGWGMVTVISEEVHEPARNVPRALVLGVLIVIGLYAAANTAYHLTLPSEQIRTLPNTAATVAGTLLGPWGAQCLLSVLVISALGALNANILVGPRVLYSVAADYPRLALLKRIDPRFATPAVAIISLAAWAGMLLLADELSPDKNKRLFQILIEYVVFGGSIFYLSAVVAVFVMRLRRPDAPRPYRTWGYPVTPALFAAFYVFFLGSMLVSSFWQALAGLGFIGLGALAHALLSAATPLPSPTSSSWDGPASR; encoded by the coding sequence ATGTCGCCGCCCACCGAAGCCCGACCGTCGACTCGATTGCAGCCCGTGCTGGGACTCTTCGGCGCCACGGCGCTGGTCGTCGGGGCGACGATCGGTACCGGCATTTTTCTGATGCCTTCGTTCGTGGCCCAGGGCACCGGCGGCTATTTCGGCCTGATTCTCACGCTATGGATCGGCTGTGGCGTGATCAATCTTTGCGGCGCCTTGGCCCTGGCCGAGCTCGCGGCGCTGCTGCCCGAGGGCGGCGGCACCTACGTCTTTTTGCGCGAGGCGTACGGCCGGCGCTGGGCGTTTCTCTGGGTGTGGGCCGAGTTCTGGGTGATGCGCAGCGGCGCCATCGCGGCGCTGGCCGTGGTGGTGGCCGAAAACCTGGTGCGGCTCGTGGCCGTCGCGCCGGGAGCCACCGCCGATCCACCGTGGTTCAAGGGGACCGTCGTCGCCGTCGCGGCCGGCACGATCGTCGTGCTGACGGCCGTCAACGTGCTCGGCACGCGCTTCGGTAGCGCCGTGCAAACCTTGACCACGCTCATCAAGGGCGCGGCCATCCTCATTCTTGCTGTGCTGCCGCTGGCGCTGGGCCGCGCCAGCACCGAGCATCTGGCACCGGTCTGGCCCGCGCAAATCGACGATTCGATCCTGGTGCAGATCGGCGTCGCACTGGCCGCCATCGCCTGGGCCTACGACGGCTGGGGTATGGTAACCGTGATCTCGGAAGAAGTTCACGAACCGGCCCGCAATGTCCCCCGCGCGCTGGTCCTGGGTGTGTTGATCGTCATCGGCCTGTACGCCGCCGCGAACACGGCCTATCACCTGACGCTGCCCAGCGAACAGATCCGCACGCTGCCCAACACGGCGGCCACCGTGGCGGGCACATTGCTGGGGCCCTGGGGTGCACAGTGCCTGCTCTCGGTGCTCGTGATCTCGGCGCTGGGCGCGCTGAACGCCAACATTCTCGTCGGCCCGCGGGTGCTGTATTCGGTGGCGGCCGACTATCCGCGGCTGGCCCTGCTCAAGCGCATCGACCCGCGATTCGCCACGCCGGCCGTGGCGATTATCAGCCTCGCGGCCTGGGCCGGGATGCTGCTGCTGGCCGACGAGCTGAGTCCCGACAAGAACAAGCGGCTGTTTCAGATCTTGATCGAATACGTCGTGTTCGGAGGTTCGATCTTCTATCTCTCGGCGGTCGTGGCGGTGTTCGTGATGCGTTTGCGCCGGCCGGACGCGCCGCGCCCCTATCGCACCTGGGGCTACCCGGTCACGCCGGCGCTGTTTGCCGCGTTCTACGTGTTCTTCCTGGGCAGCATGCTGGTCTCGTCGTTCTGGCAGGCGCTGGCCGGGCTGGGGTTCATCGGGCTGGGGGCCCTGGCCCATGCGCTGCTGTCGGCCGCGACGCCGCTGCCGAGTCCTACGTCGTCGAGCTGGGACGGGCCAGCGTCTCGTTGA
- a CDS encoding selenium-binding family protein encodes MRRRDFLQLTAAATAGATFAPLRAMAGHHHGQLCGPGFATPAEAIRAPREKLLYVVALYAGTPVNKPDYLATVDADPESSRYGQVIHRLPMPNVGDELHHFGWNTCSSCHADPDKARQYLIVPGQRSSRIHIVDASDPAAPRMHKVIEPEEIADKTSLSAPHTVHCLPTGQVMISMLGDAQGNGPGGFLLLDEKFDVAGRWERDAAGMKFNYDYWYQPRHNVMVSSEWAAPNTYRLGFNPQEVAADKFGHQIHFWDWQRRAITQSIDLGDTGRIPLEVRFLHDPDAVHGFVGAALSSTMWHFHQAGDRWRADQVIAVENATPPGAKDAIPGLITDLLVSMDDRYLYFSNWLHGDIRQYDISDPATPKLVGQVWTGGLLGKGQQVAGRQLGGGPQMLQLSLDGRRLYVTNSLYSSWDNQFYPDMARDGSVLLKIDCNPESGGMQIDDRFVVDFGREPEGPARAHEMRYPGGDCTSDIFV; translated from the coding sequence ATGCGACGCCGCGACTTTTTGCAACTCACCGCCGCCGCGACCGCAGGTGCCACGTTCGCGCCGCTGCGCGCCATGGCCGGCCATCATCACGGGCAGCTCTGCGGGCCCGGGTTCGCGACGCCGGCTGAAGCGATCCGTGCCCCGCGCGAAAAACTGTTGTACGTCGTGGCGCTGTACGCGGGCACGCCCGTCAACAAGCCCGACTATCTGGCGACGGTCGACGCCGATCCTGAGTCGTCGCGCTATGGCCAGGTCATTCACCGGCTGCCGATGCCGAACGTCGGCGACGAGCTGCATCACTTCGGCTGGAACACTTGCAGTAGTTGCCATGCCGATCCAGATAAGGCGCGCCAGTATTTGATCGTGCCGGGTCAGCGCTCGAGCCGGATTCACATCGTCGATGCTTCGGACCCCGCGGCGCCGCGGATGCACAAAGTGATCGAGCCCGAGGAGATCGCCGACAAGACCAGTCTCAGCGCGCCGCACACGGTGCACTGTTTGCCGACGGGCCAGGTGATGATCTCGATGCTCGGCGACGCCCAAGGCAACGGGCCCGGCGGGTTCTTGCTGCTCGACGAGAAGTTCGACGTGGCCGGGCGCTGGGAGCGCGACGCGGCAGGCATGAAGTTCAACTACGATTACTGGTATCAGCCGCGCCACAACGTGATGGTGTCGAGCGAATGGGCCGCCCCGAATACCTATCGCCTGGGTTTCAACCCTCAAGAAGTCGCCGCCGACAAGTTCGGACACCAGATTCATTTCTGGGATTGGCAGCGCCGAGCGATCACCCAATCGATCGACTTGGGGGACACCGGACGGATTCCGCTCGAGGTGCGGTTCCTGCACGATCCCGACGCGGTACACGGCTTCGTCGGCGCGGCACTGTCGAGCACGATGTGGCACTTTCACCAGGCCGGCGATCGCTGGCGGGCCGACCAGGTGATCGCGGTCGAAAACGCCACGCCGCCCGGCGCGAAAGACGCCATTCCCGGGCTGATCACCGATCTCTTGGTGTCGATGGACGATCGCTACCTGTACTTCTCCAACTGGTTGCACGGCGACATCCGGCAATACGACATCTCCGATCCGGCGACCCCGAAGCTCGTCGGCCAGGTTTGGACCGGCGGGCTGTTGGGCAAAGGACAACAGGTCGCCGGCCGGCAGCTCGGCGGCGGGCCGCAGATGCTGCAACTCAGCCTCGACGGACGCCGGCTCTACGTGACCAATTCGCTGTACTCGAGCTGGGATAACCAGTTCTATCCCGACATGGCCCGCGACGGCTCGGTGCTGCTCAAGATCGACTGCAATCCCGAATCAGGCGGCATGCAGATCGACGACCGGTTCGTCGTCGATTTCGGCCGCGAGCCGGAGGGTCCGGCGCGGGCCCACGAAATGCGCTATCCGGGGGGCGACTGCACGTCCGATATCTTTGTGTGA